A genomic window from Pseudocitrobacter corydidari includes:
- the htpX gene encoding protease HtpX, whose product MMRIALFLLTNLAVMVVFGLVLSLTGIQSSSMTGLLIMALLFGFGGSIVSLMMSKWMALKSVGGEVIEQARNETERWLMDTVAQQSRQAGIGMPQVAIYHAPDINAFATGARRDASLVAVSTGLLQNMSRDEAEAVIAHEISHVANGDMVTMTLIQGVVNTFVIFISRVIAQIAAGFLSGNRDEGEEGGNGNPLIYFAVSMVLELVFGILASIITMWFSRHREFHADAGSARLVGREKMIAALQRLKTSYEPQEASSMMAFCINGKSKTLSELFMTHPPLDKRIEALRTGEYLK is encoded by the coding sequence ATGATGCGAATCGCGCTCTTCCTGTTGACCAACCTTGCTGTGATGGTTGTGTTTGGGCTGGTGCTAAGCCTGACAGGAATTCAGTCGAGCAGCATGACGGGCCTGCTGATTATGGCTCTGCTATTTGGTTTTGGTGGTTCTATCGTTTCGCTGATGATGTCGAAATGGATGGCGCTGAAATCTGTGGGTGGGGAAGTGATTGAGCAGGCGCGCAACGAAACGGAGCGCTGGCTGATGGACACCGTGGCGCAACAATCGCGTCAGGCCGGTATTGGTATGCCGCAGGTCGCTATCTATCATGCGCCGGATATCAACGCCTTTGCCACCGGTGCGCGCCGTGATGCGTCTCTGGTAGCGGTCAGTACGGGTCTGTTGCAGAACATGAGCCGTGACGAAGCGGAAGCGGTCATCGCGCACGAGATTAGCCACGTGGCTAACGGTGATATGGTGACTATGACGCTGATTCAGGGCGTGGTGAACACCTTTGTTATCTTCATCTCGCGCGTCATTGCGCAGATTGCCGCCGGTTTCCTGAGCGGTAACCGTGATGAAGGTGAAGAGGGCGGTAATGGTAACCCGCTTATCTATTTTGCGGTTTCAATGGTCCTTGAACTGGTGTTCGGTATTCTGGCCAGCATTATTACCATGTGGTTCTCGCGTCACCGTGAATTCCACGCGGATGCCGGTTCAGCGCGCCTGGTCGGGCGTGAAAAAATGATTGCTGCTCTGCAACGTCTGAAAACCAGCTACGAACCACAGGAAGCCAGCAGCATGATGGCCTTCTGCATCAACGGTAAGTCCAAAACGCTGAGTGAGCTGTTTATGACTCACCCGCCGCTGGACAAGCGCATCGAAGCGCTGCGTACCGGCGAGTATCTGAAATAA
- a CDS encoding MFS transporter encodes MDKKLSDGLPVPQRYGAILTIVLGITMAVLDGAIANVALPTIASDLHASPAASIWIVNAYQIAIVISLLSLAFLGDMIGYHRIYKIGLIVFTLASGLCAMSNSLEMLTLARVAQGLGGAALMSVNTALIRLIYPQRQLGRGMGINSFVVAVSSAAGPTIAAAILSVASWQWLFLVNVPLGVISWVLAVRYLPANGSRSQATRFDLPSAIMNALTFGLLITALGGFAQGQSTTQVVAEVVLLLIVGFFFIRRQLRLPVPLLPVDLLRIPLFSLSICTSICSFCAQMLALVSLPFFLQTMMGRSEVETGLLLTPWPLATMVMAPLAGYLIERVHAGFLGALGMAVMACGLFALALLPSSPSDLDIIWRMILCGAGFGLFQSPNNHTIISAAPRSRSGGASGMLGTARLLGQSTGAALVALMFNAFGDSGTHVSLLLAGSLAVVAALFSGLRVTQPRVQS; translated from the coding sequence ATGGATAAAAAACTCTCGGATGGCTTACCTGTCCCTCAACGGTATGGCGCTATCTTAACCATTGTGCTTGGTATTACGATGGCGGTGCTCGATGGGGCTATCGCCAACGTTGCCTTACCGACGATTGCCAGCGATCTGCATGCCTCACCGGCAGCGTCTATCTGGATAGTCAACGCCTATCAGATAGCTATCGTCATCTCGCTGCTGTCGCTGGCTTTTCTGGGGGACATGATTGGCTATCACCGGATCTACAAAATAGGCCTGATTGTCTTTACCCTCGCGTCTGGGCTGTGTGCGATGTCGAATTCGCTCGAGATGCTAACGCTTGCGCGTGTGGCGCAGGGTCTGGGTGGCGCTGCGCTCATGAGCGTGAATACGGCGCTCATTCGGCTTATCTATCCGCAGCGCCAACTGGGGCGCGGTATGGGTATTAACTCGTTTGTGGTTGCTGTCTCCTCAGCGGCCGGGCCGACCATCGCGGCGGCGATCCTGTCAGTCGCATCATGGCAATGGCTATTCCTTGTGAACGTGCCGCTGGGCGTTATCTCGTGGGTGCTGGCGGTGCGTTATCTGCCCGCAAACGGTTCGCGCAGCCAGGCCACGCGCTTCGATCTGCCAAGCGCAATCATGAATGCCCTGACGTTTGGTCTGCTGATCACCGCGCTGGGCGGTTTCGCGCAGGGGCAATCGACCACGCAGGTGGTCGCGGAAGTGGTGCTGTTACTGATTGTCGGTTTCTTTTTCATCCGTCGTCAGTTGCGTTTACCCGTACCGCTATTACCGGTCGATTTACTGCGTATTCCCTTGTTCTCACTCTCTATTTGCACCTCTATCTGTTCTTTCTGCGCACAGATGCTGGCGCTGGTCTCGCTTCCCTTCTTCCTGCAAACCATGATGGGGCGCAGCGAAGTGGAAACGGGTTTGCTGCTGACGCCCTGGCCTTTAGCCACCATGGTAATGGCACCGCTGGCCGGGTATCTCATTGAGCGAGTTCACGCCGGATTCCTCGGCGCGCTGGGCATGGCGGTAATGGCCTGCGGATTATTTGCGCTCGCCCTGCTGCCCTCTTCGCCTTCCGACCTGGATATCATCTGGCGCATGATCCTGTGCGGCGCAGGATTCGGGCTGTTTCAGTCGCCCAACAACCACACCATTATTTCCGCCGCGCCTCGTTCGCGTAGCGGTGGTGCCAGCGGGATGCTGGGTACGGCTCGCCTGCTGGGGCAAAGCACCGGTGCGGCGCTGGTGGCGTTAATGTTTAATGCGTTTGGCGATAGCGGGACACATGTGTCATTGCTGCTGGCGGGAAGTCTGGCGGTGGTAGCGGCGCTGTTTAGCGGCTTGAGGGTGACGCAACCGCGCGTGCAGAGCTAA